One genomic region from uncultured Cohaesibacter sp. encodes:
- a CDS encoding 50S ribosomal protein L11 methyltransferase — MSRSALQEETMAHYLYAEGSAKDIQAAAKHLEVIFEEDGFAISNFEIDEDNGIWALSLYPTEEAIEDAHKKALSELTGLNISLPLAVEDLGEVDWVSKSLEGLVPVEAGRFIIHGSHDKGMDTHGRIPVQINAGQAFGTGHHGTTAGCLKVLSDELRRTHPLRILDLGTGSAVLAIGLAKMLKQEIVATDIDPVSIETAKDNIQINEVHPFVTTAVAAGFSHPVFKEKGPFDLIVANILAGPLCKMAPDLANNLALGGRVILSGLLPHQRARVLAAYRLQGFRHIRTVKEDGWLVLVLER; from the coding sequence CTGTCCAGATCAGCTTTACAAGAGGAAACCATGGCCCATTATCTTTATGCCGAAGGCTCTGCAAAAGACATTCAGGCTGCCGCCAAACATCTTGAAGTCATCTTCGAAGAGGACGGCTTTGCCATTTCGAATTTCGAAATTGATGAGGATAATGGCATCTGGGCCCTCTCCCTCTACCCTACGGAAGAAGCAATCGAGGACGCGCACAAAAAGGCGCTTTCAGAGCTGACTGGCCTCAACATCTCGCTGCCGCTCGCGGTTGAAGATCTGGGCGAGGTTGACTGGGTGTCAAAGAGCCTTGAAGGCCTCGTGCCGGTCGAAGCAGGCCGCTTCATTATCCATGGTTCCCATGACAAGGGCATGGATACGCATGGGCGCATTCCAGTGCAGATCAATGCCGGTCAGGCCTTTGGCACTGGCCATCACGGCACCACGGCAGGCTGCCTGAAAGTGCTCAGCGACGAGCTACGCCGCACGCATCCACTGCGCATTCTCGATCTGGGCACCGGCTCGGCCGTACTGGCCATCGGGCTCGCCAAAATGTTGAAACAGGAAATCGTGGCAACGGATATCGACCCGGTTTCGATCGAAACGGCCAAGGACAATATTCAGATCAACGAAGTGCATCCCTTTGTCACCACGGCTGTGGCCGCAGGCTTCAGTCATCCGGTTTTCAAAGAAAAGGGGCCATTTGATCTGATCGTTGCCAACATTCTGGCCGGGCCACTGTGCAAAATGGCGCCAGATCTGGCAAACAATCTCGCCCTTGGCGGACGTGTCATCCTCTCCGGCCTGCTGCCGCATCAGCGCGCGCGCGTTCTTGCAGCCTATCGCCTGCAAGGCTTCCGGCATATCAGAACAGTCAAAGAAGATGGTTGGCTTGTTCTGGTCCTCGAGAGATAA
- a CDS encoding chloride channel protein gives MIWQRRIIFGLGGIMVGLAAVILAMGADASQDLYRQLIEAYPYAGLLVTPLGFGAIVWATNRYFPGTQGSGIPQAIAARRLKRPTSRARLVGIRTAVGKVIMTLLGLMIGASTGREGPTVQVGAAVMFLTGRIAPKRQVGLILAGAAAGIAGAFNTPLAGIVFAIEEMSRSFEMRTSGMILGTVILAGLTSMAVFGNYTYFGTSHDLLQFGWGWIAVPIVGVIGGLAGGFFSKVLVVFTYGLPGTVGKIIKAHPVPFAILCGLFVALAGLYTDGAVNGSGYEAARDVLHGETDLRLEYAPLKLLATIASSISGLPGGIFSPSLSVGAGLGADLAGFFPKVPVGAIVLLGMVSYFTGVVQAPITSFVIVMEMTDNHQMMLPLMACALIANAASKVFCKEGVYHLQSGKFYDFARQRDSEQAPPAPKS, from the coding sequence ATGATCTGGCAAAGACGTATCATTTTCGGATTGGGTGGCATTATGGTTGGCCTTGCCGCTGTGATTTTGGCCATGGGCGCCGATGCCAGTCAGGATCTGTATCGTCAACTGATCGAAGCCTACCCCTATGCGGGCCTTTTGGTAACGCCGCTCGGCTTTGGAGCCATCGTCTGGGCGACCAACCGCTATTTCCCCGGCACGCAAGGTTCGGGCATTCCACAAGCCATCGCAGCCCGACGCCTCAAGCGCCCGACAAGCCGTGCCCGCCTCGTGGGCATTCGGACTGCGGTGGGCAAGGTCATCATGACATTGCTGGGTTTGATGATCGGTGCTTCAACCGGCCGTGAGGGCCCCACCGTTCAGGTTGGCGCCGCTGTCATGTTCCTGACCGGTCGTATCGCGCCCAAGCGTCAGGTTGGCCTTATCCTCGCCGGTGCTGCAGCCGGTATCGCTGGTGCTTTCAACACCCCTCTGGCAGGGATCGTCTTTGCCATTGAAGAAATGAGCCGCTCTTTCGAGATGCGCACCAGCGGCATGATCCTGGGCACAGTGATTCTCGCCGGTCTGACTTCCATGGCCGTTTTTGGCAACTACACCTATTTCGGCACCTCCCACGATCTGCTGCAATTCGGCTGGGGCTGGATTGCGGTTCCCATCGTGGGCGTGATTGGCGGATTGGCTGGTGGCTTTTTCTCCAAGGTTCTGGTGGTGTTTACCTATGGCCTGCCCGGTACTGTGGGCAAAATCATCAAGGCCCATCCGGTTCCCTTCGCAATCCTGTGCGGCCTGTTTGTTGCCCTTGCTGGTCTTTACACCGATGGCGCCGTCAACGGTTCGGGCTATGAAGCAGCCCGCGATGTGCTGCATGGCGAAACCGACCTGCGCCTTGAATATGCACCGCTCAAACTGCTGGCCACCATCGCCTCATCCATCAGCGGACTGCCGGGCGGCATTTTCTCCCCGTCCTTGTCAGTCGGAGCTGGCCTCGGAGCTGACCTTGCCGGCTTCTTCCCCAAGGTTCCCGTCGGAGCCATCGTGCTTTTGGGCATGGTGTCCTACTTCACCGGCGTGGTGCAGGCTCCCATCACCTCATTCGTCATCGTCATGGAAATGACCGATAACCACCAGATGATGCTGCCGCTCATGGCCTGCGCCCTGATCGCCAATGCCGCTTCCAAGGTCTTCTGCAAGGAAGGGGTCTATCACCTGCAATCGGGCAAGTTCTACGATTTCGCCCGCCAGCGCGATTCGGAGCAGGCGCCTCCCGCCCCCAAGAGCTAG
- a CDS encoding UvrD-helicase domain-containing protein, producing the protein MQEEDQEGIRAKLARMHPTPYLDGLNPEQRDAVESLDGPLLVLAGAGTGKTRVLTTRIGHILATRRATPWQILSVTFTNKAAREMKERIGSLIGGSVEGMQWLGTFHSIGVKILRRHAELVGLKSNFTILDADDQLRLLKQLIQANAIEEKRWPARQLATLIDSWKNRGLSPDQVPQDEAFLFAQGKGIALYKAYQDRLKILNACDFGDLLLECIRLFRENPDVLATYHQKFRYILVDEYQDTNVAQYLWLRLLAQSSHNICCVGDDDQSIYGWRGAEVDNILRFEEDFPGAKVIRLERNYRSTAHILAAASHLITYNAGRLGKTLHPQIEDDEAEKVTVASIWDSEEEARTIGDQIESYQRNGHQLNDMAILVRASFQMREFEDRFITMGLNYRVIGGPRFYERAEIRDALAYFRAMVQPADDLAFERIVNTPRRGLGNATVQQIHNLARAEEIPLMEAATEIVDSEELKPKPRNSLKSLLGQFNHWRTMLATMKHTELAEIILDESGYTEMWQKDKSPDAPGRLENLKELIRSMEEFDSLPSFLEHIALVMDRDSAETNDAVSIMTLHSAKGLEFDTVFLPGWEEGLFPHQRALDESGTKGLEEERRLAYVGITRAKKRAKIYVASNRRIHGLWQNSIPSRFLDELPSKHVEIEESQSTYGGYGASGVGGSIYGKSRFDTSDPFENSYDTPGWKRAQANKASRGKSSTPKAKRATTTIEGELVAKSVSDSPSKFAIGERVFHLKFGYGEIKSIEGNKLTIQFQTGQKRVLDSFVEKH; encoded by the coding sequence ATGCAGGAGGAAGATCAGGAAGGCATACGCGCCAAGCTGGCCCGCATGCACCCCACGCCTTATCTGGACGGACTCAACCCTGAACAGCGTGATGCAGTGGAAAGTCTTGACGGACCTTTGCTGGTGCTGGCTGGTGCAGGCACAGGCAAAACCCGCGTATTGACCACCCGCATTGGTCACATTCTGGCCACCCGCCGCGCCACTCCCTGGCAGATCCTGTCGGTGACCTTCACCAACAAGGCAGCTCGCGAGATGAAGGAGCGTATCGGCTCACTCATCGGCGGCTCGGTGGAAGGCATGCAGTGGCTGGGCACATTCCACTCCATCGGCGTCAAGATACTGCGTCGCCATGCCGAATTGGTCGGCCTCAAGTCCAATTTCACGATCCTTGATGCGGACGATCAGCTCCGCCTGCTCAAGCAGCTTATTCAGGCCAATGCCATCGAAGAAAAGCGCTGGCCAGCTCGTCAGTTGGCAACCCTGATCGATAGCTGGAAAAACCGTGGCCTTTCACCTGATCAGGTGCCCCAGGATGAAGCCTTCCTGTTTGCGCAAGGCAAGGGCATCGCCCTTTACAAAGCCTATCAGGACCGCCTGAAAATTCTCAATGCCTGCGACTTTGGCGATCTGCTGCTCGAGTGCATCCGCCTGTTCCGCGAAAATCCGGATGTGCTGGCGACCTATCATCAGAAATTCCGCTATATTCTGGTGGACGAGTATCAAGACACCAACGTGGCGCAATATCTCTGGCTGCGTCTGCTGGCCCAATCGAGCCACAATATCTGCTGCGTGGGCGACGATGACCAGTCGATCTATGGCTGGCGCGGCGCCGAAGTGGACAATATCCTGCGCTTTGAAGAGGATTTCCCCGGCGCCAAGGTTATTCGCCTTGAGCGCAACTACCGCTCCACGGCTCATATTCTGGCCGCAGCATCGCACCTCATCACCTACAATGCCGGACGGCTTGGCAAGACCCTGCATCCGCAAATCGAGGATGATGAAGCTGAGAAGGTCACCGTTGCATCTATCTGGGATTCCGAAGAGGAAGCCCGCACCATTGGCGACCAGATCGAATCCTACCAGCGCAACGGGCATCAACTGAATGACATGGCCATTCTGGTGCGTGCCTCCTTCCAGATGCGCGAGTTTGAAGACCGCTTTATCACCATGGGGCTCAATTATCGCGTCATCGGCGGCCCTCGCTTCTATGAACGCGCAGAAATTCGCGATGCATTGGCCTATTTCCGAGCCATGGTGCAGCCTGCGGACGATCTGGCCTTCGAGCGCATTGTCAACACTCCTCGCCGGGGTTTGGGCAATGCGACAGTCCAGCAGATCCACAATCTGGCGCGCGCCGAGGAAATTCCGCTGATGGAAGCGGCAACCGAGATTGTTGATTCAGAGGAATTGAAGCCAAAACCGCGCAATTCACTGAAAAGCCTTCTGGGCCAGTTCAATCACTGGCGCACCATGCTTGCCACGATGAAGCATACAGAACTGGCCGAGATCATCCTTGATGAATCCGGCTACACAGAAATGTGGCAGAAGGACAAATCGCCAGACGCACCGGGCCGCCTTGAAAACCTCAAGGAATTGATCCGTTCCATGGAGGAGTTCGACTCCCTGCCCAGCTTCCTTGAACATATCGCGCTGGTCATGGATCGGGATTCCGCCGAGACCAACGATGCCGTCTCGATCATGACCCTGCATTCGGCTAAAGGGCTGGAATTTGACACTGTCTTCCTGCCCGGCTGGGAAGAAGGCCTGTTCCCCCATCAGCGCGCGCTGGATGAATCCGGCACCAAGGGGCTGGAAGAAGAGCGCCGCCTTGCCTATGTAGGCATCACGCGCGCCAAGAAGCGGGCCAAGATCTATGTTGCCTCAAACCGGCGCATTCACGGCCTTTGGCAAAATTCCATTCCCTCACGCTTCCTTGATGAACTTCCCTCCAAACATGTGGAGATAGAGGAAAGCCAGTCCACCTATGGCGGTTATGGCGCGTCAGGTGTGGGCGGCTCCATCTATGGCAAGAGCCGGTTTGACACATCCGATCCCTTCGAGAATAGCTATGACACGCCGGGCTGGAAACGGGCACAGGCCAACAAGGCCAGCAGAGGCAAATCCTCCACGCCCAAGGCCAAACGGGCCACCACGACAATCGAAGGAGAACTGGTCGCAAAGAGTGTTTCCGATAGCCCGTCCAAATTCGCCATTGGCGAACGGGTGTTCCATCTCAAATTCGGCTATGGAGAAATCAAGTCCATCGAAGGCAACAAGCTGACGATCCAATTCCAGACGGGCCAAAAGCGCGTCCTTGACAGTTTCGTTGAGAAACATTGA
- the ligA gene encoding NAD-dependent DNA ligase LigA yields MDRNSLREKPVDQLEADEAKAELTYLAEEIAEADRLYHREDAPVLTDGQYDALRRRNSALELRFPMLRREDSPTFRVGAAPSEKFAKITHVVPMLSLDNAFSDEDVSEFGARVRRFLGLGREAALSITAEPKIDGLSASIRYENGELVYGVTRGDGTVGEDITANIKTIASIPNRLNGDNIPDVVEVRGEVYFPRSEFLALNERQAESGGKTFANPRNAAAGSLRQLDAEITRSRNLAFFAYAWGEVSEPLAETQYEAVQRIGSWGFTVNPLMQRHDSIEGLIEHYHAIEAQRSALDYDIDGVVYKVDRLDLQGRLGFVSRAPRWAIAHKFPAEKAITRLLEIDIQVGRTGALTPVAKLEPVTVGGVVVSNATLHNEDEIVRKDVRVGDMVTVQRAGDVIPQILGPVLDENSERGEAYVFPTVCPVCGSHAVREKKENGELDAIRRCTGGLVCRAQAVEQLKHFVSRNAMDIDGLGEKQVTAFFEQGMIRNAADIFHLSEMDAQKGRGERLRDMDGWGPTSARNLFAAIDERRDVELHRFIFALGIRHVGETTAKLLGRYYGSFAALREAMKAAGDADSDAWQDLLGIDGIGAVVARSIVEFFNEEHNEEVIDALLQEVTPQEAEAVQTDSSVSGKTVVFTGSLERLSRTEAKNQAESLGAKVSGSVSKKTDILVAGPGAGSKLKKAQELEITIMTEDEWIALIEG; encoded by the coding sequence GTGGATCGGAATAGTTTGCGCGAGAAGCCGGTTGATCAGTTGGAGGCCGACGAAGCGAAGGCGGAGCTTACCTACCTCGCCGAAGAAATTGCCGAGGCCGACAGGCTCTATCATCGCGAAGACGCGCCGGTTCTGACTGATGGGCAATATGATGCCCTGCGCAGGCGTAACAGCGCCCTTGAGCTGCGTTTCCCCATGTTGCGCCGGGAAGACAGCCCAACCTTCCGCGTCGGGGCCGCTCCTTCTGAAAAATTTGCCAAGATTACCCACGTCGTGCCGATGCTGTCGCTGGATAATGCTTTCAGCGATGAGGATGTCTCCGAGTTTGGTGCCCGCGTGCGGCGCTTCTTGGGCCTTGGGCGAGAGGCTGCACTGTCGATCACGGCTGAGCCGAAGATTGACGGGCTGTCTGCATCCATTCGCTATGAAAATGGCGAACTGGTCTATGGTGTCACCCGTGGCGATGGCACCGTGGGCGAAGACATTACGGCCAATATCAAGACCATTGCTTCCATACCCAATCGCCTCAATGGTGATAACATTCCTGATGTGGTGGAAGTGCGGGGAGAGGTTTATTTCCCGCGTTCGGAATTTCTGGCGCTGAATGAGCGACAGGCCGAAAGTGGCGGCAAGACCTTTGCCAACCCGCGCAACGCGGCGGCCGGTTCCCTGCGTCAGCTCGACGCCGAGATTACGCGCTCGCGCAATCTGGCCTTCTTTGCCTATGCCTGGGGGGAAGTAAGCGAGCCCTTGGCCGAGACCCAATATGAGGCCGTGCAGCGGATCGGCTCATGGGGTTTCACCGTCAACCCGTTGATGCAACGTCATGACAGCATTGAGGGCCTGATCGAGCATTATCATGCCATCGAAGCACAACGGTCGGCCCTTGATTATGATATCGACGGGGTGGTCTACAAGGTGGACCGGCTTGATCTTCAGGGGCGGTTGGGGTTTGTCTCACGGGCGCCTCGCTGGGCCATTGCGCACAAGTTTCCTGCCGAGAAGGCAATCACCCGCTTGCTTGAGATCGACATTCAGGTGGGCCGTACGGGCGCTCTGACGCCGGTTGCCAAGCTGGAGCCGGTAACCGTGGGCGGTGTGGTGGTTTCCAACGCGACGTTGCATAACGAAGACGAGATCGTCCGCAAGGATGTGCGTGTGGGCGATATGGTCACCGTGCAGCGGGCGGGGGATGTCATCCCGCAGATTCTCGGGCCGGTACTGGACGAGAATTCAGAGCGCGGCGAGGCTTATGTGTTCCCCACTGTCTGTCCTGTCTGTGGCTCTCATGCGGTTCGCGAGAAGAAGGAAAATGGCGAGCTCGATGCCATTCGTCGCTGTACAGGCGGTCTTGTCTGTCGGGCTCAGGCGGTGGAGCAGCTCAAGCATTTCGTTTCGCGCAATGCCATGGATATTGATGGTCTGGGAGAAAAACAGGTCACGGCCTTCTTCGAGCAAGGCATGATACGCAATGCGGCTGATATCTTCCATCTTAGCGAGATGGATGCACAAAAGGGCCGTGGCGAACGGCTACGTGACATGGATGGCTGGGGGCCGACCTCGGCGAGGAACCTGTTTGCTGCCATTGATGAGCGTCGCGATGTGGAATTGCATCGGTTCATCTTTGCGCTGGGCATTCGCCATGTAGGCGAGACGACCGCCAAGTTGCTTGGGCGTTACTATGGCAGCTTTGCGGCTCTGAGAGAGGCCATGAAAGCGGCTGGCGACGCGGACAGCGATGCGTGGCAAGATCTCCTCGGGATCGATGGAATTGGAGCTGTCGTGGCGCGAAGCATCGTGGAATTCTTCAATGAAGAACATAATGAAGAAGTCATTGATGCGCTTTTGCAAGAGGTGACACCTCAGGAAGCCGAAGCGGTACAAACCGACAGTTCTGTTTCCGGCAAGACGGTGGTCTTTACCGGCAGTCTTGAACGACTTTCCCGAACCGAAGCGAAAAATCAGGCCGAAAGCCTCGGTGCCAAGGTGTCTGGCTCGGTTTCCAAAAAGACCGATATTCTCGTGGCTGGGCCGGGCGCAGGCTCCAAGCTGAAGAAGGCGCAGGAGCTTGAGATCACCATCATGACGGAAGATGAGTGGATCGCACTGATTGAGGGTTAG
- a CDS encoding chloride channel protein, with amino-acid sequence MIRTNPIKLIRSWIEPNWSIYISTQQPKLWFFSILIGFMVSLAAILFRLGIGGVQWFWLGTSAENVITTLRAAPPWLVVAAPTLGGVFVGAFLQYVHPIKRAEGVADVIEARARGGRGLRFWQALDSATVTIISLGAGASAGREGPIVHLGASLARSLGRRLAIPAASQRVLLACGVASAVSASFNAPIAGVLFAHEVILGHYAMSAFVPIVLASAVGTTFSRLFFGDVASFIIPDYQITSYWELPSFALLGIVCAIVAVLFQTSLLGTDWIARHIKMPLIYRPIIGGFLVGLIALAFPEVLGVGYEATDLALKQQLPLTMLLSLIVAKALATSITLASRFGGGIFSPSLYIGAMVGGTFGLIAQPLLPEIASTHGLYALLGMGAVASAMLGAPISTTMIVFELTGGYALSIALLVTVSISNGLAVALSGRSYFHWQLGMRGIFLHEGSHRYVVKNTTIADFYTPLAADIPIEDTVLEHNMEPIKLQDTLELALKKFDDNGGSNLAVLDPDNPGRILGWARQVDALRHFNAVLINTQVEEHR; translated from the coding sequence ATGATCAGGACCAACCCGATCAAACTGATACGAAGCTGGATAGAACCGAACTGGTCGATCTATATTTCGACCCAGCAGCCCAAGCTTTGGTTTTTTTCCATTTTGATCGGATTCATGGTCTCTCTCGCCGCGATCCTGTTTCGGCTCGGCATTGGCGGCGTGCAATGGTTCTGGCTGGGCACCAGCGCAGAGAATGTCATTACAACGCTGCGCGCAGCCCCGCCTTGGCTTGTGGTTGCAGCTCCCACCCTTGGCGGCGTCTTTGTTGGTGCCTTTCTGCAATATGTCCACCCCATCAAGCGCGCTGAAGGCGTGGCCGATGTCATCGAAGCGCGAGCACGCGGCGGCAGAGGGCTGCGCTTCTGGCAAGCTCTGGATAGCGCCACGGTAACCATCATCTCCCTTGGCGCAGGAGCCAGCGCGGGCCGCGAAGGCCCCATCGTGCATCTGGGCGCCAGTCTTGCCAGATCTCTTGGCCGCAGGCTCGCCATACCGGCTGCATCACAAAGAGTGCTGCTCGCCTGCGGGGTGGCCAGCGCAGTTTCGGCCTCGTTCAACGCGCCCATCGCAGGCGTACTCTTTGCCCACGAGGTCATTCTGGGTCACTATGCCATGTCCGCCTTCGTGCCCATCGTGTTGGCGTCTGCGGTAGGCACCACCTTCTCGCGTCTCTTTTTTGGCGATGTAGCCTCTTTCATCATCCCCGACTACCAGATCACCTCTTACTGGGAGCTGCCGTCCTTTGCCCTTCTGGGTATCGTCTGCGCCATCGTTGCGGTGCTGTTCCAAACCTCGCTGCTAGGCACGGACTGGATCGCACGCCACATCAAGATGCCGCTCATATACCGTCCGATCATTGGCGGCTTCCTCGTTGGCCTCATCGCGCTGGCCTTTCCTGAGGTGCTGGGCGTTGGTTATGAGGCGACCGACCTTGCGCTCAAGCAACAGCTTCCCCTGACGATGCTACTCTCGCTCATTGTCGCCAAAGCGCTGGCAACATCCATAACGCTGGCTTCGCGCTTTGGCGGCGGTATCTTCTCACCCTCGCTTTATATTGGCGCCATGGTCGGAGGCACCTTCGGCCTGATCGCGCAACCCTTGCTGCCCGAAATCGCCTCCACTCATGGCCTTTATGCGCTACTGGGCATGGGGGCCGTGGCTTCGGCCATGCTCGGCGCGCCCATATCCACGACCATGATCGTCTTTGAATTGACCGGTGGTTATGCTCTCTCTATCGCCCTCTTGGTGACGGTCTCCATCTCCAACGGCCTCGCCGTGGCACTCAGTGGGCGCTCCTATTTCCACTGGCAACTGGGCATGCGCGGCATCTTCCTGCATGAAGGCTCCCATCGCTATGTCGTGAAAAACACCACGATTGCGGACTTTTACACGCCCCTAGCCGCAGATATTCCCATTGAAGACACCGTACTTGAGCATAATATGGAACCGATCAAGCTGCAGGACACACTGGAACTGGCGCTCAAGAAATTCGATGACAATGGCGGCAGTAATCTCGCCGTGCTTGATCCGGACAATCCGGGCCGTATTCTGGGCTGGGCGCGGCAGGTGGATGCCCTTCGCCATTTCAACGCCGTGTTGATCAACACACAGGTCGAAGAACATCGCTAG
- a CDS encoding aminopeptidase P family protein, which translates to MFQEFSDTANPDQGRLRIPLLREQLKAQSLDGFIMSRADEFGGEDIAPYAERLAWLTGFTGSAGSAVILEKSAAIFVDGRYTLQVQDQVDAKLLTPVAILEKSVSQWLSEELEGGETIGFDPWLYTQSAVDRFRKACEEKGATLVACETNPVDAIWADHPIRPQNPIVPHPMELAGETSEDKLGKIAKGFASKAHATFITQGDSIAWLFNIRGSDVACAPLPLAFAIVRADATAYLFTDLAKLPDETRAHLPTQVTIAPFEDLLAIIATLSGPDKSWMLDETIVPFAIKTMIEDAGSPIIKAADPCLKPKAIKNAAELEGMRKAHHRDGLAMCQFLHWLDAMAPTDSLDEIAATKALEEFRASTGCLKDISFDTIAGAGPNGAIVHYRVTEATNRKFDQNSLFLVDSGGQYPDGTTDITRTIAIGTPDAEMKDRFTRVLKGMIALTLARFPADTKGIQLDTLARKPLWEVGLDYAHGTGHGVGSYLCCHEGPQSISKRGSVALEEGNVLSNEPGYYKTGAWGIRIENLITVTKAEAIAGGELPIHGFETLTLCPIDQRLIDVSLLDEREIGWLNDYHEQVFAELSAELPEDVRAWLAQATKPIHAA; encoded by the coding sequence ATGTTTCAAGAATTTAGTGACACTGCAAACCCTGATCAGGGGCGCCTCCGTATCCCCTTGTTGCGCGAGCAGCTCAAGGCACAAAGCCTTGATGGCTTCATCATGTCCCGCGCGGACGAGTTCGGCGGCGAGGACATTGCCCCCTATGCAGAACGCTTGGCATGGCTCACTGGTTTCACAGGATCTGCCGGGAGTGCTGTGATCCTTGAAAAGTCCGCCGCCATCTTTGTGGACGGTCGTTATACCTTGCAAGTGCAAGATCAGGTTGATGCCAAGTTGCTGACGCCTGTCGCTATTTTGGAAAAATCGGTCTCCCAGTGGCTTTCCGAAGAGCTGGAAGGCGGCGAGACCATCGGCTTTGACCCTTGGCTCTACACCCAGAGTGCAGTCGATCGGTTCCGCAAGGCATGCGAAGAAAAGGGAGCAACCCTTGTTGCCTGCGAGACCAACCCGGTGGACGCGATATGGGCTGATCACCCGATCCGCCCACAAAACCCGATTGTGCCCCACCCGATGGAGCTGGCAGGCGAAACCTCTGAGGACAAGCTTGGCAAGATTGCCAAAGGCTTTGCCTCCAAGGCCCATGCCACCTTCATCACGCAGGGCGACAGCATCGCCTGGTTGTTCAACATCCGTGGTAGTGACGTGGCTTGCGCGCCTCTACCCCTTGCCTTCGCCATCGTGCGCGCGGATGCCACAGCCTATCTCTTCACGGACCTTGCCAAGCTGCCCGATGAAACCCGCGCTCATTTGCCCACTCAAGTCACCATCGCACCGTTTGAGGATTTGCTGGCCATCATCGCTACGCTATCCGGCCCTGACAAAAGCTGGATGCTGGACGAAACCATCGTTCCCTTTGCGATCAAGACCATGATCGAGGATGCGGGCTCCCCCATCATCAAGGCAGCCGACCCGTGCCTCAAACCCAAGGCCATCAAGAATGCCGCTGAGCTGGAAGGCATGCGCAAGGCCCATCATCGCGATGGTCTGGCCATGTGCCAATTCCTGCACTGGCTGGACGCCATGGCTCCGACCGATTCTCTGGATGAAATCGCCGCCACAAAGGCTCTGGAAGAGTTCCGGGCATCCACCGGATGCCTCAAGGACATTTCCTTTGACACAATCGCCGGTGCCGGCCCCAATGGGGCAATCGTGCACTATCGGGTAACGGAGGCGACAAACCGCAAGTTCGATCAGAATTCGCTTTTCCTCGTCGATTCCGGCGGGCAATATCCTGATGGCACCACGGACATCACCCGCACCATCGCCATCGGCACACCAGATGCGGAAATGAAGGATCGCTTCACCCGCGTTCTCAAAGGCATGATTGCCTTGACGTTGGCCCGCTTCCCTGCCGATACCAAGGGCATTCAGCTGGACACTCTGGCCCGAAAACCCCTGTGGGAAGTCGGTCTTGACTATGCTCACGGCACAGGCCATGGCGTCGGCTCCTATCTCTGTTGTCATGAAGGCCCACAAAGCATATCCAAGCGCGGCAGTGTGGCGCTGGAAGAAGGCAATGTGCTTTCAAACGAGCCGGGCTATTACAAGACCGGCGCGTGGGGTATCCGGATTGAAAACCTGATCACCGTCACCAAGGCTGAAGCCATCGCAGGAGGAGAGCTTCCGATTCATGGCTTTGAAACCCTCACGCTCTGCCCCATCGATCAGCGCCTGATTGATGTGTCTCTGCTTGATGAGAGAGAAATCGGCTGGCTCAATGACTATCACGAGCAGGTTTTTGCTGAATTGTCAGCCGAACTTCCCGAGGATGTTCGCGCGTGGCTGGCGCAGGCCACAAAGCCGATCCACGCAGCCTAA